AACCGCCTCGACGACCGGATCGTCTCCGGCGGCGAGAACGTCGACCCCGGCGAGGTCGCCGCGGCGATCCGAGACCATCCCGGCGTCGACGACGTTGCCGTCGCCGGGATCCCGGACGAGGAGTGGGGCGAGCGCGTCGCCGCGCTCGTCGTCCCCGCGGGGAACCCAGATCCCGATCTGGACGCCGCGGCGGTCGATTCGTTCTGCCGCGACCGGCTGGCTGGGTTCAAGATCCCACGCACTGTCGCCTTCGTCGAGGAGCTCCCCCGGAGCGTCTCCGGGACCGTCGAGCGACCGGCCGTGCGAGACCGCCTCGAACGCGCCAGGGACGCGGAGGCCGAGGCGGAGGAGTCGGACGGCCCGGCCGACCCGGACGATCTGGGCGACGCCGATGGAGCGTCCGGCGTCGACGAGGCCGCCGGCGCCGACGGGAAGACAGCCTCCGCCGAGGAGGACGCGGACGGAACCGCCGACGCCGACGGTGACGACGGTTCGGATGGTATCGCCGGCGCCGACGGTGACGACGGTTCGGATGGTATCGCCGGCGCCGACGAACACGGCCGTGGGGACGATACCGAGGGGACCGGCACAACGGAAGAACCCGACGACGAGGAGTAGTCATCGCTCCGTAAACGCGAAACCTCGGGTCGGCCGTTTCACGGAGGTTATGGTCGGGGGTTCCCGAGTGGGAACCATGAACACGGATCTGGGTCTGCTCGACGAATCGCTGGTTCCGGAGCACGCGCGCGACGTGAAACGGGAGGCGCGCGAGTTCGCCGAGGAGCACATCGCGCCCGTCGCACAGAAGCACTTCGAGGCCGACGACTACCCGTGGGAGGTGCTGGAGGCCGGCCAGGAGGCGGGCCTCGTCGGCCAGGACATCCCCGAGGAGTACGGCGGCCGCGGGCTCGACATCTATCAACTGCTCGCGATCGCCGAGGAGTTCTACCGCGCGGACGCCGGCATCGGACTGACGCTGATGCTGGCCTCCTTCGGCAACGAGCTCGTCTACGACTACGGCTCCGAAGAGCAGTGCGAGGAGTACGTCCGCCCCGTCGCCGAGGGCGACCAGATCTCCGGGCTCGCGGTGTCGGAGCCGCAGACGGGCTCGGACCTCGCGGGCATGACGACGACGGCCGAGAAGGTCGACGGCGGCTACGAGATCACCGGCGAGAAGTACTGGATCGGCAACGCCGTCGAGGGCGACTGGCTCACCGTCTACGCGAAGACCGGCGACTCCGAGGACCGCTACGGCAACTACTCGCTGTTCATCGTCGAGACGGACCGCGACGGCTACGAGGCCGAGCACATCCCCGAGAAGATGGGGATGCGCGCGTCCAAGCAGGGCCACATCGTCATGGAGGACTGCTTCGTGCCCGAGGAGAACCTGATCGGCGCCGAGGGCGGCGGCTTCTACATGCTCGCGGACTTCTTCAACCACGGCCGCGTCGTCGTCGGGGGCCACGGCATCGGCCTCGCCGCGGCAGCCATCGAGGAGGCGTGGGACTTCGTTCACGACCGCGAGGCGTTCAACCGGAACATCTCGGAGTTCCAGTCCGTCCAACACGACATCGCGGACATGCGCACCGAGTTCGAGGCCGCCCGATCGCTCAACTGGCGCGCCGCCGAGAAGCTCCACGAGGGGGACAACGCCGGGCTGTGGGCCGCGATGGCGAAGCTCAAGTCGACGGAGACGGCCGTCGACTGCGCCGAGCGCGGGATGCAACTGCACGGCGGGCGTTCGATCCTCACCGAGCGCCGCATCGCGCGGGTGTACCGCGACGTGCGCATCCCGGTGATCTACGAGGGCGCAAGCGAGGTGCAGCGCAACCTCGTGTACCGGCAGTCGCAGTAGGATCGCCCGTCGGAGTCAGGGGGTTTCGGGGATCTCATCGTTGAAACCGTTCCCGTT
This genomic stretch from Halobaculum roseum harbors:
- a CDS encoding acyl-CoA dehydrogenase family protein gives rise to the protein MGLLDESLVPEHARDVKREAREFAEEHIAPVAQKHFEADDYPWEVLEAGQEAGLVGQDIPEEYGGRGLDIYQLLAIAEEFYRADAGIGLTLMLASFGNELVYDYGSEEQCEEYVRPVAEGDQISGLAVSEPQTGSDLAGMTTTAEKVDGGYEITGEKYWIGNAVEGDWLTVYAKTGDSEDRYGNYSLFIVETDRDGYEAEHIPEKMGMRASKQGHIVMEDCFVPEENLIGAEGGGFYMLADFFNHGRVVVGGHGIGLAAAAIEEAWDFVHDREAFNRNISEFQSVQHDIADMRTEFEAARSLNWRAAEKLHEGDNAGLWAAMAKLKSTETAVDCAERGMQLHGGRSILTERRIARVYRDVRIPVIYEGASEVQRNLVYRQSQ